One Phoenix dactylifera cultivar Barhee BC4 chromosome 8, palm_55x_up_171113_PBpolish2nd_filt_p, whole genome shotgun sequence genomic window carries:
- the LOC103711256 gene encoding protein LNK1-like isoform X3, with the protein MRSDPRELCTVLPQDRLMKRMSDWSSCKSGVFIVPHRDGEKVNESVAVSNAYRHLGNNVGESTGSSGVAKTVPWRKEKPYLVPPMNHGSCDPECIHNAITMVSQDAEVSDSCTKGSNVNPGVKDTCLLENGHGDGENDLAYYDWPDIGNFEDIDNMFRFGQGSTDDANDLSWFPSSSHSIYGSEITFDSGLQSSCSDLNVLNNSSEHQSANTNFLPEIDSPSAVIDNSSTVGYQFDGDWLDSSAGNEDEFASKELYDKRAEMKLSALNQTCSGSEDLNMITDIGSQYLSEEKIIQPFAERKLPSSAISAAETWPSECMLEPKHLLGSASSSYMHTSNPHSKLEYNFPTHQVPFTLRTLSNAFENDTDLSSSDRVLDNVTIDSYQYIKRLPKESSLPPTMTPGEKMEKHKQQLHGSVTVDHKHQQTSCTSKTMVMKNHHRSQHEKGCSSEQEERSIGLSAIDKDSSIMQENSFMTTVSSDDISLEATSFQQLQDVVDQLDVRTKRCIRDSLYRLAKSARQRHIFSNASNCSRESRDARVTQSTATSNRCPKLTNAETETNPIDRSIAHLLFHKPSDPPTGPADYALSFESLIINEQGRVPVSNQAGLPDLFVSQKQVGNCRSLNLPDGDRL; encoded by the exons ATGAGATCAGATCCAAGGGAATTGTGTACAGTTTTGCCCCAGGATAGATTGATGAAGAGGATGTCAGATTGGAGCTCTTGCAAG AGTGGTGTTTTTATCGTGCCTCATCGAGATGGTGAAAAGGTGAATGAATCAGTTGCTGTCAGTAATGCCTACAGGCATTTAGGAAATAATGTTGGAGAGAGCACAGGTAGCAGTGGAGTGGCTAAAACTGTACCCTGGAGGAAAGAAAAACCATATTTGGTTCCTCCAATGAATCATGGAAGCTGTGATCCTGAGTGCATCCACAATGCCATTACAATGGTGTCCCAAGATGCTGAAGTCTCTGATAGCTGCACAAAGGGCTCCAATGTGAACCCAG GTGTTAAAGATACTTGCCTTTTGGAAAATGGACACGGAGATGGGGAGAATGATCTTGCATATTATGACTGGCCTGATATTGGCAATTTTGAGGACATTGACAACATGTTCAG ATTTGGACAAGGGTCTACAGACGACGCAAACGATCTCTCATGGTTTCCCTCTTCGTCACATTCCATTTATGGTTCAGAAATTACTTTTGATTCAGGCTTACAGTCCTCATGTTCAGACTTGAATGTGCTGAATAATTCATCGGAACATCAGTCTGCAAACACCAACTTTTTGCCTGAAATTGATTCACCTTCTGCTGTTATTGATAATTCATCTACTGTTGGCTATCAATTTGATGGTGATTGGTTGGATTCTAGTGCTGGAAATGAAGATGAATTTGCATCCAAAGAA TTGTATGATAAGAGGGCTGAGATGAAGTTATCAGCTCTTAACCAGACTTGCAGTGGATCTGAGGACCTTAATATGATAACTGAT ATTGGAAGCCAGTACTTGTCAGAAGAAAAAATAATCCAGCCATTTGCAGAGCGGAAGCTTCCCTCTTCTGCTATTTCAGCTGCTGAAACATGGCCATCTGAATGTATGTTGGAGCCGAAGCATCTCTTGGGATCTGCTTCATCAAGTTACATGCACACTTCTAATCCTCATTCGAAattggaatacaactttcctacACATCAAGTTCCATTCACATTGAGGACATTGAGTAATGCATTTGAAAATGATACTGATCTTTCCTCTTCTGATAGAGTCTTAGATAATGTCACAATTGATTCCTACCAATACATAAAGAGGTTACCGAAGGAATCATCTTTGCCTCCAACAATGACACCGGGGGAAAAAATGGAGAAACATAAACAGCAGTTACATGGTTCAGTGACCGTTGACCACAAACATCAGCAAACATCATGCACAAGTAAAACCATGGTTATGAAAAATCATCACAGATCTCAACATGAGAAAGGATGCAGCAGtgaacaagaagagagaagcatAGGACTTTCAGCCATCGACAAGGATTCTTCTATAATGCAGGAGAACTCTTTCATGACAACCGTTTCTTCTGATGACATCTCACTAGAGGCTACCAGTTTTCAACAGCTTCAGGATGTTGTAGATCAG ttggATGTTAGAACAAAGCGGTGCATTAGAGATAGTTTATACCGTCTGGCAAAGAGTGCTAGACAAAGGCATATTTTCTCTAACGCAAGCAATTGCAGCAGAGAGAGTAGAGATGCAAGAGTAACTCAAAGTACAGCAACATCAAACAG GTGTCCGAAACTTACAAATGCTGAGACTGAAACAAATCCTATTGATCGATCTATAGCTCATCTACTTTTCCACAAGCCTTCGGACCCTCCTACAGGACCTGCTGATTATGCCTTATCATTTGAGTCTCTTATCATT AATGAACAGGGCCGTGTTCCTGTCAGCAACCAGGCTGGGCTGCCTGATTTATTTGTTTCTCAAAAGCAAGTTGGTAATTGCAGAAGTTTGAACTTGCCGGATGGTGATCGACTATAA
- the LOC103711255 gene encoding uncharacterized protein LOC103711255, which yields MDPTSRPHVKPSPPPDSEKRRRTTMGSRLGRRVIHFANLPIKLLTPSPPFDSIREIALKTIPSATKVEIRRVLESLYGFEVAEVRTLNMEGKKVKRGPFLAAKPDYKKAYVTLRSPLSVSPDLFPILLIQEERQLIAAAQAKSRPTVVEREDGGKARRHWLDERREEEDAGGRVRRGGGGGRRRGGGGRGRGAGKKAEEESRFPWSSMRLSSK from the coding sequence ATGGATCCGACCTCGCGCCCCCACGTTAAACCCTCTCCGCCGCCTGATAgcgagaagagaaggagaacgACGATGGGGAGCCGTCTGGGACGACGGGTGATCCACTTCGCGAATTTGCCGATAAAACTCCTGACGCCGTCGCCGCCCTTCGACTCCATCCGCGAGATCGCCCTCAAGACCATCCCCTCAGCCACCAAGGTCGAGATCCGCCGCGTCCTCGAGTCCCTCTACGGCTTCGAAGTCGCCGAGGTCCGCACCCTCAACATGGAGGGCAAGAAGGTCAAGCGCGGACCCTTCCTCGCCGCCAAGCCCGACTACAAGAAGGCCTACGTCACCCTCCGGTCGCCCCTCTCCGTCTCCCCCGATCTTTTCCCCATACTTTTGATCCAGGAGGAGCGGCAGCTCATCGCCGCCGCGCAGGCCAAGTCCAGGCCTACCGTCGTCGAGCGGGAGGATGGTGGAAAGGCCCGGAGGCACTGGCTCGACGAGCGCCGCGAGGAGGAGGACGCGGGCGGGCGCGTGAGGCGTGGCGGTGGCGGTGGAAGGCGGAGGGGCGGTGGTGGTCGTGGGCGTGGGGCGGGGAAGAAGGCCGAGGAGGAGAGCAGGTTCCCCTGGAGTAGCATGCGCCTGTCGTCGAAGTAG
- the LOC103711256 gene encoding protein LNK1-like isoform X4 — protein sequence MRSDPRELCTVLPQDRLMKRMSDWSSCKLVDNWWDEFAQSGVFIVPHRDGEKVNESVAVSNAYRHLGNNVGESTGSSGVAKTVPWRKEKPYLVPPMNHGSCDPECIHNAITMVSQDAEVSDSCTKGSNVNPGVKDTCLLENGHGDGENDLAYYDWPDIGNFEDIDNMFRFGQGSTDDANDLSWFPSSSHSIYGSEITFDSGLQSSCSDLNVLNNSSEHQSANTNFLPEIDSPSAVIDNSSTVGYQFDGDWLDSSAGNEDEFASKEIGSQYLSEEKIIQPFAERKLPSSAISAAETWPSECMLEPKHLLGSASSSYMHTSNPHSKLEYNFPTHQVPFTLRTLSNAFENDTDLSSSDRVLDNVTIDSYQYIKRLPKESSLPPTMTPGEKMEKHKQQLHGSVTVDHKHQQTSCTSKTMVMKNHHRSQHEKGCSSEQEERSIGLSAIDKDSSIMQENSFMTTVSSDDISLEATSFQQLQDVVDQLDVRTKRCIRDSLYRLAKSARQRHIFSNASNCSRESRDARVTQSTATSNRCPKLTNAETETNPIDRSIAHLLFHKPSDPPTGPADYALSFESLIINEQGRVPVSNQAGLPDLFVSQKQVGNCRSLNLPDGDRL from the exons ATGAGATCAGATCCAAGGGAATTGTGTACAGTTTTGCCCCAGGATAGATTGATGAAGAGGATGTCAGATTGGAGCTCTTGCAAG CTTGTAGATAATTGGTGGGATGAATTTGCTCAGAGTGGTGTTTTTATCGTGCCTCATCGAGATGGTGAAAAGGTGAATGAATCAGTTGCTGTCAGTAATGCCTACAGGCATTTAGGAAATAATGTTGGAGAGAGCACAGGTAGCAGTGGAGTGGCTAAAACTGTACCCTGGAGGAAAGAAAAACCATATTTGGTTCCTCCAATGAATCATGGAAGCTGTGATCCTGAGTGCATCCACAATGCCATTACAATGGTGTCCCAAGATGCTGAAGTCTCTGATAGCTGCACAAAGGGCTCCAATGTGAACCCAG GTGTTAAAGATACTTGCCTTTTGGAAAATGGACACGGAGATGGGGAGAATGATCTTGCATATTATGACTGGCCTGATATTGGCAATTTTGAGGACATTGACAACATGTTCAG ATTTGGACAAGGGTCTACAGACGACGCAAACGATCTCTCATGGTTTCCCTCTTCGTCACATTCCATTTATGGTTCAGAAATTACTTTTGATTCAGGCTTACAGTCCTCATGTTCAGACTTGAATGTGCTGAATAATTCATCGGAACATCAGTCTGCAAACACCAACTTTTTGCCTGAAATTGATTCACCTTCTGCTGTTATTGATAATTCATCTACTGTTGGCTATCAATTTGATGGTGATTGGTTGGATTCTAGTGCTGGAAATGAAGATGAATTTGCATCCAAAGAA ATTGGAAGCCAGTACTTGTCAGAAGAAAAAATAATCCAGCCATTTGCAGAGCGGAAGCTTCCCTCTTCTGCTATTTCAGCTGCTGAAACATGGCCATCTGAATGTATGTTGGAGCCGAAGCATCTCTTGGGATCTGCTTCATCAAGTTACATGCACACTTCTAATCCTCATTCGAAattggaatacaactttcctacACATCAAGTTCCATTCACATTGAGGACATTGAGTAATGCATTTGAAAATGATACTGATCTTTCCTCTTCTGATAGAGTCTTAGATAATGTCACAATTGATTCCTACCAATACATAAAGAGGTTACCGAAGGAATCATCTTTGCCTCCAACAATGACACCGGGGGAAAAAATGGAGAAACATAAACAGCAGTTACATGGTTCAGTGACCGTTGACCACAAACATCAGCAAACATCATGCACAAGTAAAACCATGGTTATGAAAAATCATCACAGATCTCAACATGAGAAAGGATGCAGCAGtgaacaagaagagagaagcatAGGACTTTCAGCCATCGACAAGGATTCTTCTATAATGCAGGAGAACTCTTTCATGACAACCGTTTCTTCTGATGACATCTCACTAGAGGCTACCAGTTTTCAACAGCTTCAGGATGTTGTAGATCAG ttggATGTTAGAACAAAGCGGTGCATTAGAGATAGTTTATACCGTCTGGCAAAGAGTGCTAGACAAAGGCATATTTTCTCTAACGCAAGCAATTGCAGCAGAGAGAGTAGAGATGCAAGAGTAACTCAAAGTACAGCAACATCAAACAG GTGTCCGAAACTTACAAATGCTGAGACTGAAACAAATCCTATTGATCGATCTATAGCTCATCTACTTTTCCACAAGCCTTCGGACCCTCCTACAGGACCTGCTGATTATGCCTTATCATTTGAGTCTCTTATCATT AATGAACAGGGCCGTGTTCCTGTCAGCAACCAGGCTGGGCTGCCTGATTTATTTGTTTCTCAAAAGCAAGTTGGTAATTGCAGAAGTTTGAACTTGCCGGATGGTGATCGACTATAA
- the LOC103711256 gene encoding protein LNK1-like isoform X1, producing the protein MRSDPRELCTVLPQDRLMKRMSDWSSCKLVDNWWDEFAQSGVFIVPHRDGEKVNESVAVSNAYRHLGNNVGESTGSSGVAKTVPWRKEKPYLVPPMNHGSCDPECIHNAITMVSQDAEVSDSCTKGSNVNPGVKDTCLLENGHGDGENDLAYYDWPDIGNFEDIDNMFRFGQGSTDDANDLSWFPSSSHSIYGSEITFDSGLQSSCSDLNVLNNSSEHQSANTNFLPEIDSPSAVIDNSSTVGYQFDGDWLDSSAGNEDEFASKELYDKRAEMKLSALNQTCSGSEDLNMITDIGSQYLSEEKIIQPFAERKLPSSAISAAETWPSECMLEPKHLLGSASSSYMHTSNPHSKLEYNFPTHQVPFTLRTLSNAFENDTDLSSSDRVLDNVTIDSYQYIKRLPKESSLPPTMTPGEKMEKHKQQLHGSVTVDHKHQQTSCTSKTMVMKNHHRSQHEKGCSSEQEERSIGLSAIDKDSSIMQENSFMTTVSSDDISLEATSFQQLQDVVDQLDVRTKRCIRDSLYRLAKSARQRHIFSNASNCSRESRDARVTQSTATSNRCPKLTNAETETNPIDRSIAHLLFHKPSDPPTGPADYALSFESLIINEQGRVPVSNQAGLPDLFVSQKQVGNCRSLNLPDGDRL; encoded by the exons ATGAGATCAGATCCAAGGGAATTGTGTACAGTTTTGCCCCAGGATAGATTGATGAAGAGGATGTCAGATTGGAGCTCTTGCAAG CTTGTAGATAATTGGTGGGATGAATTTGCTCAGAGTGGTGTTTTTATCGTGCCTCATCGAGATGGTGAAAAGGTGAATGAATCAGTTGCTGTCAGTAATGCCTACAGGCATTTAGGAAATAATGTTGGAGAGAGCACAGGTAGCAGTGGAGTGGCTAAAACTGTACCCTGGAGGAAAGAAAAACCATATTTGGTTCCTCCAATGAATCATGGAAGCTGTGATCCTGAGTGCATCCACAATGCCATTACAATGGTGTCCCAAGATGCTGAAGTCTCTGATAGCTGCACAAAGGGCTCCAATGTGAACCCAG GTGTTAAAGATACTTGCCTTTTGGAAAATGGACACGGAGATGGGGAGAATGATCTTGCATATTATGACTGGCCTGATATTGGCAATTTTGAGGACATTGACAACATGTTCAG ATTTGGACAAGGGTCTACAGACGACGCAAACGATCTCTCATGGTTTCCCTCTTCGTCACATTCCATTTATGGTTCAGAAATTACTTTTGATTCAGGCTTACAGTCCTCATGTTCAGACTTGAATGTGCTGAATAATTCATCGGAACATCAGTCTGCAAACACCAACTTTTTGCCTGAAATTGATTCACCTTCTGCTGTTATTGATAATTCATCTACTGTTGGCTATCAATTTGATGGTGATTGGTTGGATTCTAGTGCTGGAAATGAAGATGAATTTGCATCCAAAGAA TTGTATGATAAGAGGGCTGAGATGAAGTTATCAGCTCTTAACCAGACTTGCAGTGGATCTGAGGACCTTAATATGATAACTGAT ATTGGAAGCCAGTACTTGTCAGAAGAAAAAATAATCCAGCCATTTGCAGAGCGGAAGCTTCCCTCTTCTGCTATTTCAGCTGCTGAAACATGGCCATCTGAATGTATGTTGGAGCCGAAGCATCTCTTGGGATCTGCTTCATCAAGTTACATGCACACTTCTAATCCTCATTCGAAattggaatacaactttcctacACATCAAGTTCCATTCACATTGAGGACATTGAGTAATGCATTTGAAAATGATACTGATCTTTCCTCTTCTGATAGAGTCTTAGATAATGTCACAATTGATTCCTACCAATACATAAAGAGGTTACCGAAGGAATCATCTTTGCCTCCAACAATGACACCGGGGGAAAAAATGGAGAAACATAAACAGCAGTTACATGGTTCAGTGACCGTTGACCACAAACATCAGCAAACATCATGCACAAGTAAAACCATGGTTATGAAAAATCATCACAGATCTCAACATGAGAAAGGATGCAGCAGtgaacaagaagagagaagcatAGGACTTTCAGCCATCGACAAGGATTCTTCTATAATGCAGGAGAACTCTTTCATGACAACCGTTTCTTCTGATGACATCTCACTAGAGGCTACCAGTTTTCAACAGCTTCAGGATGTTGTAGATCAG ttggATGTTAGAACAAAGCGGTGCATTAGAGATAGTTTATACCGTCTGGCAAAGAGTGCTAGACAAAGGCATATTTTCTCTAACGCAAGCAATTGCAGCAGAGAGAGTAGAGATGCAAGAGTAACTCAAAGTACAGCAACATCAAACAG GTGTCCGAAACTTACAAATGCTGAGACTGAAACAAATCCTATTGATCGATCTATAGCTCATCTACTTTTCCACAAGCCTTCGGACCCTCCTACAGGACCTGCTGATTATGCCTTATCATTTGAGTCTCTTATCATT AATGAACAGGGCCGTGTTCCTGTCAGCAACCAGGCTGGGCTGCCTGATTTATTTGTTTCTCAAAAGCAAGTTGGTAATTGCAGAAGTTTGAACTTGCCGGATGGTGATCGACTATAA
- the LOC103711257 gene encoding annexin D2, with protein MSTLSIPVSVPSPYDDSEQLRKAFEGWGTNEGLIISIVAHRSAAQRRQIRDAYAQAYGEDILKAFERELTRDFEKAVLLWMLDPPERDAMLANEALKKWSPGNRALIEIAVTRTADELFAVRRAYHARFKRSLEEDVAAHTSGDFRKLLVPLVSSYRYEGLEVNASLAKSEAKVLHEKINDKDYGHEEIIRILTTRSKAQLLATFNDYNNEFGHPINKDLKADPKDDFLSALRSIVRCIICPERYLEKVIRLAINKVGTDEYALTRVITTHAEVNMKPIKEIYYKRNSVPLERAIKKDTTGDYEDFLLALIGEDA; from the exons ATGTCGACACTCTCGATTCCCGTTTCGGTTCCGTCCCCCTACGACGACAGCGAGCAGCTCCGCAAGGCCTTCGAAG GATGGGGCACGAACGAGGGGCTGATCATCTCCATCGTGGCCCACCGCTCCGCTGCCCAGCGACGCCAGATCCGCGACGCCTACGCCCAGGCCTACGGCGAGGATATCCTCAAGGCCTTCGAAAGGGAGCTCACCCGGGACTTCGag AAAGCCGTGCTGCTGTGGATGCTGGACCCCCCGGAGAGGGACGCCATGCTGGCCAACGAGGCCTTGAAGAAGTGGTCCCCCGGGAACCGCGCGTTGATTGAGATCGCCGTGACGAGGACTGCTGACGAGCTGTTCGCGGTCCGGAGGGCGTACCATGCCCGCTTCAAGAGATCGCTTGAGGAGGACGTCGCGGCCCACACTAGTGGGGATTTCCGGAAG CTTCTTGTGCCACTCGTAAGCTCATACCGTTATGAGGGTCTTGAAGTGAATGCGTCACTGGCGAAGTCAGAGGCTAAGGTGCTGCATGAAAAGATAAACGACAAGGATTATGGCCATGAAGAAATCATTAGAATTCTAACTACAAGGAGCAAAGCACAACTGCTTGCAACGTTCAATGATTACAACAATGAATTTGGTCATCCAATTAACAAG GACTTGAAGGCTGATCCTAAGGATGACTTCCTCTCTGCACTGAGGAGCATCGTACGTTGCATCATTTGCCCTGAAAGATATCTTGAGAAGGTCATCCGGCTTGCAATCAACAAAGTGGGGACAGATGAGTACGCTCTTACTCGAGTCATAACCACTCATGCTGAGGTGAATATGAAACCGATAAAGGAGATATACTACAAGAGAAACAGCGTGCCTCTGGAACGTGCCATTAAAAAGGACACCACTGGAGACTACGAGGACTTCCTTCTTGCATTGATAGGAGAGGATGCCTAA
- the LOC103711256 gene encoding protein LNK1-like isoform X5 codes for MNHGSCDPECIHNAITMVSQDAEVSDSCTKGSNVNPGVKDTCLLENGHGDGENDLAYYDWPDIGNFEDIDNMFRFGQGSTDDANDLSWFPSSSHSIYGSEITFDSGLQSSCSDLNVLNNSSEHQSANTNFLPEIDSPSAVIDNSSTVGYQFDGDWLDSSAGNEDEFASKELYDKRAEMKLSALNQTCSGSEDLNMITDIGSQYLSEEKIIQPFAERKLPSSAISAAETWPSECMLEPKHLLGSASSSYMHTSNPHSKLEYNFPTHQVPFTLRTLSNAFENDTDLSSSDRVLDNVTIDSYQYIKRLPKESSLPPTMTPGEKMEKHKQQLHGSVTVDHKHQQTSCTSKTMVMKNHHRSQHEKGCSSEQEERSIGLSAIDKDSSIMQENSFMTTVSSDDISLEATSFQQLQDVVDQLDVRTKRCIRDSLYRLAKSARQRHIFSNASNCSRESRDARVTQSTATSNRCPKLTNAETETNPIDRSIAHLLFHKPSDPPTGPADYALSFESLIINEQGRVPVSNQAGLPDLFVSQKQVGNCRSLNLPDGDRL; via the exons ATGAATCATGGAAGCTGTGATCCTGAGTGCATCCACAATGCCATTACAATGGTGTCCCAAGATGCTGAAGTCTCTGATAGCTGCACAAAGGGCTCCAATGTGAACCCAG GTGTTAAAGATACTTGCCTTTTGGAAAATGGACACGGAGATGGGGAGAATGATCTTGCATATTATGACTGGCCTGATATTGGCAATTTTGAGGACATTGACAACATGTTCAG ATTTGGACAAGGGTCTACAGACGACGCAAACGATCTCTCATGGTTTCCCTCTTCGTCACATTCCATTTATGGTTCAGAAATTACTTTTGATTCAGGCTTACAGTCCTCATGTTCAGACTTGAATGTGCTGAATAATTCATCGGAACATCAGTCTGCAAACACCAACTTTTTGCCTGAAATTGATTCACCTTCTGCTGTTATTGATAATTCATCTACTGTTGGCTATCAATTTGATGGTGATTGGTTGGATTCTAGTGCTGGAAATGAAGATGAATTTGCATCCAAAGAA TTGTATGATAAGAGGGCTGAGATGAAGTTATCAGCTCTTAACCAGACTTGCAGTGGATCTGAGGACCTTAATATGATAACTGAT ATTGGAAGCCAGTACTTGTCAGAAGAAAAAATAATCCAGCCATTTGCAGAGCGGAAGCTTCCCTCTTCTGCTATTTCAGCTGCTGAAACATGGCCATCTGAATGTATGTTGGAGCCGAAGCATCTCTTGGGATCTGCTTCATCAAGTTACATGCACACTTCTAATCCTCATTCGAAattggaatacaactttcctacACATCAAGTTCCATTCACATTGAGGACATTGAGTAATGCATTTGAAAATGATACTGATCTTTCCTCTTCTGATAGAGTCTTAGATAATGTCACAATTGATTCCTACCAATACATAAAGAGGTTACCGAAGGAATCATCTTTGCCTCCAACAATGACACCGGGGGAAAAAATGGAGAAACATAAACAGCAGTTACATGGTTCAGTGACCGTTGACCACAAACATCAGCAAACATCATGCACAAGTAAAACCATGGTTATGAAAAATCATCACAGATCTCAACATGAGAAAGGATGCAGCAGtgaacaagaagagagaagcatAGGACTTTCAGCCATCGACAAGGATTCTTCTATAATGCAGGAGAACTCTTTCATGACAACCGTTTCTTCTGATGACATCTCACTAGAGGCTACCAGTTTTCAACAGCTTCAGGATGTTGTAGATCAG ttggATGTTAGAACAAAGCGGTGCATTAGAGATAGTTTATACCGTCTGGCAAAGAGTGCTAGACAAAGGCATATTTTCTCTAACGCAAGCAATTGCAGCAGAGAGAGTAGAGATGCAAGAGTAACTCAAAGTACAGCAACATCAAACAG GTGTCCGAAACTTACAAATGCTGAGACTGAAACAAATCCTATTGATCGATCTATAGCTCATCTACTTTTCCACAAGCCTTCGGACCCTCCTACAGGACCTGCTGATTATGCCTTATCATTTGAGTCTCTTATCATT AATGAACAGGGCCGTGTTCCTGTCAGCAACCAGGCTGGGCTGCCTGATTTATTTGTTTCTCAAAAGCAAGTTGGTAATTGCAGAAGTTTGAACTTGCCGGATGGTGATCGACTATAA
- the LOC103711256 gene encoding protein LNK1-like isoform X2: MRSDPRELCTVLPQDRLMKRMSDWSSCKLVDNWWDEFAQSGVFIVPHRDGEKVNESVAVSNAYRHLGNNVGESTGSSGVAKTVPWRKEKPYLVPPMNHGSCDPECIHNAITMVSQDAEVSDSCTKGSNVNPGVKDTCLLENGHGDGENDLAYYDWPDIGNFEDIDNMFRFGQGSTDDANDLSWFPSSSHSIYGSEITFDSGLQSSCSDLNVLNNSSEHQSANTNFLPEIDSPSAVIDNSSTVGYQFDGDWLDSSAGNEDEFASKELYDKRAEMKLSALNQTCSGSEDLNMITDIGSQYLSEEKIIQPFAERKLPSSAISAAETWPSECMLEPKHLLGSASSSYMHTSNPHSKLEYNFPTHQVPFTLRTLSNAFENDTDLSSSDRVLDNVTIDSYQYIKRLPKESSLPPTMTPGEKMEKHKQQLHGSVTVDHKHQQTSCTSKTMVMKNHHRSQHEKGCSSEQEERSIGLSAIDKDSSIMQENSFMTTVSSDDISLEATSFQQLQDVVDQLDVRTKRCIRDSLYRLAKSARQRHIFSNASNCSRESRDARVTQSTATSNRCPKLTNAETETNPIDRSIAHLLFHKPSDPPTGPADYALSFESLIIGRVPVSNQAGLPDLFVSQKQVGNCRSLNLPDGDRL, translated from the exons ATGAGATCAGATCCAAGGGAATTGTGTACAGTTTTGCCCCAGGATAGATTGATGAAGAGGATGTCAGATTGGAGCTCTTGCAAG CTTGTAGATAATTGGTGGGATGAATTTGCTCAGAGTGGTGTTTTTATCGTGCCTCATCGAGATGGTGAAAAGGTGAATGAATCAGTTGCTGTCAGTAATGCCTACAGGCATTTAGGAAATAATGTTGGAGAGAGCACAGGTAGCAGTGGAGTGGCTAAAACTGTACCCTGGAGGAAAGAAAAACCATATTTGGTTCCTCCAATGAATCATGGAAGCTGTGATCCTGAGTGCATCCACAATGCCATTACAATGGTGTCCCAAGATGCTGAAGTCTCTGATAGCTGCACAAAGGGCTCCAATGTGAACCCAG GTGTTAAAGATACTTGCCTTTTGGAAAATGGACACGGAGATGGGGAGAATGATCTTGCATATTATGACTGGCCTGATATTGGCAATTTTGAGGACATTGACAACATGTTCAG ATTTGGACAAGGGTCTACAGACGACGCAAACGATCTCTCATGGTTTCCCTCTTCGTCACATTCCATTTATGGTTCAGAAATTACTTTTGATTCAGGCTTACAGTCCTCATGTTCAGACTTGAATGTGCTGAATAATTCATCGGAACATCAGTCTGCAAACACCAACTTTTTGCCTGAAATTGATTCACCTTCTGCTGTTATTGATAATTCATCTACTGTTGGCTATCAATTTGATGGTGATTGGTTGGATTCTAGTGCTGGAAATGAAGATGAATTTGCATCCAAAGAA TTGTATGATAAGAGGGCTGAGATGAAGTTATCAGCTCTTAACCAGACTTGCAGTGGATCTGAGGACCTTAATATGATAACTGAT ATTGGAAGCCAGTACTTGTCAGAAGAAAAAATAATCCAGCCATTTGCAGAGCGGAAGCTTCCCTCTTCTGCTATTTCAGCTGCTGAAACATGGCCATCTGAATGTATGTTGGAGCCGAAGCATCTCTTGGGATCTGCTTCATCAAGTTACATGCACACTTCTAATCCTCATTCGAAattggaatacaactttcctacACATCAAGTTCCATTCACATTGAGGACATTGAGTAATGCATTTGAAAATGATACTGATCTTTCCTCTTCTGATAGAGTCTTAGATAATGTCACAATTGATTCCTACCAATACATAAAGAGGTTACCGAAGGAATCATCTTTGCCTCCAACAATGACACCGGGGGAAAAAATGGAGAAACATAAACAGCAGTTACATGGTTCAGTGACCGTTGACCACAAACATCAGCAAACATCATGCACAAGTAAAACCATGGTTATGAAAAATCATCACAGATCTCAACATGAGAAAGGATGCAGCAGtgaacaagaagagagaagcatAGGACTTTCAGCCATCGACAAGGATTCTTCTATAATGCAGGAGAACTCTTTCATGACAACCGTTTCTTCTGATGACATCTCACTAGAGGCTACCAGTTTTCAACAGCTTCAGGATGTTGTAGATCAG ttggATGTTAGAACAAAGCGGTGCATTAGAGATAGTTTATACCGTCTGGCAAAGAGTGCTAGACAAAGGCATATTTTCTCTAACGCAAGCAATTGCAGCAGAGAGAGTAGAGATGCAAGAGTAACTCAAAGTACAGCAACATCAAACAG GTGTCCGAAACTTACAAATGCTGAGACTGAAACAAATCCTATTGATCGATCTATAGCTCATCTACTTTTCCACAAGCCTTCGGACCCTCCTACAGGACCTGCTGATTATGCCTTATCATTTGAGTCTCTTATCATT GGCCGTGTTCCTGTCAGCAACCAGGCTGGGCTGCCTGATTTATTTGTTTCTCAAAAGCAAGTTGGTAATTGCAGAAGTTTGAACTTGCCGGATGGTGATCGACTATAA